Proteins encoded within one genomic window of Candidatus Neomarinimicrobiota bacterium:
- a CDS encoding OmpH family outer membrane protein, with amino-acid sequence MKRITQAGILLTLSVLMAVPALGQLKIAYVNSDRIMQEYEEAREAQKKMDLEAKQLENKYMSMTSQLDSLQRSFQQQQFVMSEERRQQKQQQIQSLQQRIQQFQMENVGPQGQIYAKQEQILGPVLQKINTAIKKVANDGSYDYVLDSVGGNILYAEEKHDITADVLYELRRGTSSSSSSSSQQ; translated from the coding sequence GTGAAACGGATAACACAAGCAGGGATTTTACTAACCTTATCTGTCTTGATGGCCGTACCGGCATTGGGGCAATTAAAGATTGCATATGTGAACTCGGATCGGATTATGCAGGAATACGAAGAGGCGCGAGAAGCCCAGAAGAAGATGGATCTGGAAGCCAAACAGCTGGAAAATAAGTATATGTCCATGACCAGTCAGCTGGATAGCCTGCAGCGTTCCTTTCAGCAGCAGCAGTTCGTGATGAGTGAAGAGCGCCGCCAGCAGAAGCAGCAGCAAATCCAGTCGCTCCAGCAGCGGATTCAGCAGTTCCAGATGGAAAACGTCGGCCCGCAGGGACAGATTTATGCCAAGCAGGAACAAATTCTGGGGCCGGTATTACAGAAGATTAATACCGCTATCAAAAAAGTCGCTAACGATGGTAGTTACGACTATGTGCTGGATTCCGTCGGCGGTAACATCCTGTACGCGGAAGAAAAACACGATATCACAGCGGATGTACTGTACGAACTGCGCCGGGGGACATCTTCCAGCAGCTCTTCATCTTCGCAACAATAA
- the lpxD gene encoding UDP-3-O-(3-hydroxymyristoyl)glucosamine N-acyltransferase, producing the protein MNTSLSEIAAMVEGELHGGAPDVSITDIAEIQLANENEITFVGNSKYFTYLSETKAAAVILPTSYSGDFEPRIQVDNPQLAVKILIDHFRPPHPLSFQGIHESAVIHSSAKIGEKVTIGPNTVIGSHCIIGDNAIIEGNVNIGQDCSLGHDTHLYPNITVYDRTTIGANCIVHSGTVLGSDGYGFTQEDGIHRKIRQVGAVRIEDDVEIGSNCSIDRATLGETVIGQGSKLDNLVQIGHNVKIGKGCLIVAQVGISGSTQLGDYVVVGGQVGLAGHLKIGDQVTIASKSGVTKDIEGHETVSGFPAQSHSEERKQVIYIRQLPEMASRIKSLEETIEKKENPE; encoded by the coding sequence GTGAATACATCACTATCTGAAATTGCAGCCATGGTGGAAGGGGAGCTCCATGGCGGTGCTCCCGACGTCAGTATTACTGACATCGCCGAGATCCAGCTGGCTAATGAGAACGAAATTACCTTCGTCGGGAATTCTAAATACTTTACGTATCTCTCAGAAACCAAAGCTGCGGCAGTTATTTTACCTACAAGTTATTCCGGGGATTTTGAACCCCGGATTCAGGTCGATAATCCTCAGCTGGCCGTCAAAATCCTCATCGATCATTTCCGACCACCTCATCCGCTGTCCTTCCAAGGTATCCATGAGTCGGCGGTAATTCATTCATCGGCAAAAATCGGTGAAAAGGTGACCATCGGTCCGAACACGGTGATCGGCAGTCACTGCATCATTGGAGATAACGCGATTATCGAAGGCAACGTGAATATTGGACAGGACTGCTCTCTCGGTCACGATACCCATCTCTATCCGAACATCACCGTCTATGATCGTACTACCATCGGTGCCAATTGTATTGTGCACAGCGGAACCGTGCTCGGGAGCGACGGTTACGGGTTTACTCAGGAAGATGGTATCCACCGGAAAATCCGTCAGGTGGGGGCCGTACGGATTGAGGACGACGTTGAGATTGGCTCCAACTGTTCCATTGATCGCGCAACGTTGGGGGAAACGGTTATTGGCCAGGGATCCAAGCTGGATAACTTGGTGCAGATAGGTCATAACGTGAAAATCGGCAAGGGTTGCCTTATTGTGGCGCAGGTTGGTATTTCCGGCAGTACGCAACTGGGCGATTATGTGGTCGTTGGCGGTCAGGTCGGCCTCGCCGGACATCTGAAAATTGGTGATCAGGTCACAATTGCATCAAAGTCAGGTGTTACCAAAGATATTGAGGGACATGAGACCGTATCCGGATTCCCGGCACAGTCCCACAGCGAAGAACGCAAACAGGTAATTTATATACGACAACTCCCGGAGATGGCCAGCCGTATTAAATCTTTGGAAGAGACCATAGAGAAGAAAGAGAATCCGGAGTGA
- a CDS encoding lipoate--protein ligase family protein, which yields MAPPLWRFIPLSTESGQFHMAADTYLTHHSKELPVLRFYQWKPYALSLGHHQATDSIDFTACRNGGIDVVRRPTGGRAILHADELTYSVIIPAGSPIGRGGVHEIHNKISQALAAGILRLGADIRLNEAGSDLRSQYNDTIGSLACFSSTTKYELQLADKKVVGSAQRKFGSEVLQHGSILLGAAHRALPEFLNLTSEQEKAVRRQLDSKTTELRKHLSRDIDMAALCGHIRAGFQDVFGCEFREQPLTDSERQSIRDSSDKYRILPSYANASTNTR from the coding sequence ATGGCGCCCCCACTCTGGCGCTTTATCCCGCTGAGTACGGAAAGCGGTCAGTTTCACATGGCCGCCGATACATACCTGACTCACCATTCCAAAGAATTGCCGGTCCTGCGGTTTTACCAGTGGAAGCCGTATGCCCTTTCTCTGGGACACCACCAAGCTACAGATTCCATTGATTTTACCGCGTGCAGGAACGGGGGAATTGATGTAGTGCGGCGTCCGACGGGAGGACGTGCTATTTTGCACGCCGACGAACTTACCTACTCTGTCATCATCCCGGCGGGCTCCCCGATTGGCCGGGGCGGCGTTCATGAAATTCACAACAAAATCAGTCAGGCGCTGGCTGCGGGTATTCTTCGGTTGGGTGCGGATATTCGGCTGAATGAGGCGGGCTCCGATCTGCGGAGTCAGTATAACGACACGATCGGATCGCTGGCGTGTTTTTCATCCACCACGAAATACGAGCTCCAACTGGCGGACAAAAAGGTGGTTGGCAGTGCCCAGCGAAAATTCGGGTCCGAAGTTCTCCAGCACGGCTCTATTCTGCTTGGTGCAGCCCATAGAGCATTGCCGGAATTTTTGAATCTGACATCTGAGCAAGAGAAAGCAGTTCGCCGCCAACTGGATTCGAAAACGACCGAATTACGGAAGCACCTTTCCAGAGATATTGATATGGCGGCGCTGTGTGGGCATATCCGTGCGGGATTTCAGGATGTCTTCGGATGCGAATTCCGGGAACAGCCGCTCACCGATTCCGAGCGCCAAAGCATTCGTGATTCCAGTGACAAATACCGTATATTACCTTCCTATGCGAACGCTTCGACTAATACTAGGTAG
- a CDS encoding 1-deoxy-D-xylulose-5-phosphate reductoisomerase: protein MKFLTILGSTGSIGVSALKVVDAHPDRFRVTGLSAYSNAELLAEQARQYQPDVVCLVNESKLPELRDALAAENIEILGGRIGLLELAARDDATLVLNAIVGSPGMEPTIRAIEAGTDVALSNKESLVMAGDLIRRKLAEHDVALYPVDSEHSAIWQCLRGEQLSEVNKIILTASGGPFLNTPARDFKTLTVSQALDHPNWNMGKKITIDSATMMNKGLEVIEAHWLFDIPPDRIEVLVHPQSIIHSMVEFADGSVKAQLGIPDMKVPIQYALLYPEHAPPRWDTLDLASLGQLTFEAADTEKFRSIELAYKALQEGGTLPAVLNVANEVAVYAFLDEKIGFTDIPELVEQALEAHDTTLHPSLEVILETEQWTKAFIEPKLEIP from the coding sequence ATCAAATTTTTAACAATTCTGGGCAGTACCGGATCAATCGGCGTAAGTGCGCTGAAGGTGGTCGATGCCCATCCGGACCGGTTTCGGGTTACCGGGTTGTCAGCGTATTCCAACGCCGAATTGCTTGCTGAACAGGCCCGGCAATACCAGCCCGATGTGGTTTGCCTCGTTAATGAATCTAAATTACCGGAATTGCGCGACGCGCTGGCCGCTGAAAATATTGAAATATTGGGAGGGCGGATCGGCCTGTTAGAACTAGCAGCCAGGGATGACGCGACGCTCGTGCTCAATGCGATAGTCGGATCACCTGGAATGGAGCCAACCATCAGGGCCATCGAAGCCGGGACGGACGTGGCGCTCTCGAATAAAGAGAGCCTGGTGATGGCCGGCGATCTGATTCGGCGGAAACTGGCAGAGCACGATGTCGCGCTTTATCCTGTCGACAGCGAGCATAGCGCCATCTGGCAGTGCCTGCGCGGGGAGCAACTAAGCGAGGTGAATAAGATTATTCTCACTGCCTCAGGCGGGCCATTCCTGAATACTCCTGCCAGGGATTTTAAAACGCTGACTGTCTCGCAGGCACTGGATCATCCGAATTGGAATATGGGGAAAAAGATTACCATCGATTCGGCCACCATGATGAACAAGGGACTCGAAGTCATTGAGGCACATTGGCTGTTCGATATTCCGCCGGATCGTATCGAGGTACTCGTGCATCCACAGTCGATTATCCATTCCATGGTAGAATTTGCGGATGGTTCGGTGAAGGCACAGCTAGGTATCCCGGATATGAAGGTACCGATTCAATATGCGTTATTGTATCCGGAGCACGCTCCGCCACGGTGGGATACGCTGGATCTGGCATCGCTGGGACAATTGACTTTTGAGGCGGCCGATACGGAAAAATTCCGGAGCATCGAGCTGGCATACAAGGCCTTGCAGGAAGGGGGAACTCTGCCTGCGGTGTTGAATGTAGCGAACGAGGTGGCTGTGTACGCGTTCCTGGATGAAAAAATCGGTTTTACGGATATTCCGGAGTTAGTGGAACAGGCTCTGGAAGCCCATGATACTACGCTTCATCCTTCTCTGGAAGTTATCCTGGAAACGGAACAGTGGACAAAGGCTTTTATAGAGCCTAAATTAGAAATCCCGTAA
- a CDS encoding sulfatase: protein MGKQNLIFITLDAVRPDHFSCYGYDRFESKGVDEIAAEGTLFENNICASCLTPISHATMLTGKHPQKHGIRHPFSKVQSKTLAEMMKGKGYSTAGFVGINFLGSTHGFAEGFDYYNEPTKESSWNSKEYKKDDETMQTLWGNWWIPDMLNWMKEHADQPFFIWAHYFEVHFLSEKWLLYSGKMPQDELSDWAYYDGKLKYMDEHFIQPMNQQLKDLGIWDNTAIALTADHGETLGPDNPNWEDYYFNYPQHKTMLEDDIRVPLIFKGADVPKGKRVEQTTTAVDLVPTMLDIMGIESDEEFDGQSLTPLFYDEELEETVAYGEELYEERGKGSLQFVRTDTYKLIRNLSEGAEEFYNLVEDPGERENRIDKLTTKEEEVAEKFRDIMTEQYEGYRSDGGGFSDDESKKIEERLRDLGYI from the coding sequence ATGGGGAAACAAAATCTGATTTTTATCACCCTGGATGCGGTGCGGCCGGATCATTTTAGCTGCTACGGATACGATCGATTTGAATCCAAAGGGGTGGACGAAATTGCCGCCGAGGGGACACTCTTCGAAAATAATATCTGCGCTTCTTGTCTGACGCCCATCTCCCATGCAACCATGCTCACAGGTAAGCATCCCCAAAAACACGGCATCCGGCATCCGTTTTCAAAGGTACAGAGTAAAACCCTGGCCGAGATGATGAAGGGAAAGGGGTACAGCACCGCCGGATTTGTCGGGATAAATTTTTTGGGATCGACGCATGGATTCGCCGAGGGATTCGATTACTACAACGAGCCGACCAAGGAGTCCAGCTGGAATTCCAAGGAGTACAAAAAGGACGACGAAACCATGCAGACCCTCTGGGGCAACTGGTGGATTCCTGACATGCTCAACTGGATGAAGGAGCACGCCGATCAGCCGTTCTTCATCTGGGCGCACTATTTTGAGGTGCATTTTCTCTCAGAGAAGTGGCTGCTTTATTCCGGCAAGATGCCCCAGGACGAACTTTCGGATTGGGCGTATTATGACGGCAAGCTGAAATACATGGACGAGCACTTTATTCAGCCGATGAATCAGCAGCTGAAGGATCTGGGCATCTGGGACAACACGGCGATTGCCCTGACGGCCGATCACGGGGAGACGCTCGGCCCGGATAATCCGAACTGGGAGGATTACTACTTTAACTATCCCCAGCACAAGACCATGCTGGAGGACGACATCCGGGTACCGCTGATCTTCAAGGGCGCCGACGTTCCCAAAGGCAAACGCGTTGAGCAGACCACCACCGCCGTCGACCTGGTGCCGACCATGCTTGACATTATGGGAATCGAGAGTGATGAGGAATTCGATGGTCAGAGCCTGACGCCACTATTCTACGATGAGGAACTGGAAGAAACCGTTGCGTACGGGGAAGAACTGTACGAAGAGCGCGGCAAGGGATCGCTCCAGTTCGTGCGGACTGACACTTACAAGCTGATCCGGAACCTCTCCGAAGGCGCGGAAGAATTTTATAATCTTGTGGAAGATCCGGGAGAGAGGGAAAACCGGATCGACAAACTGACGACGAAAGAGGAAGAAGTCGCCGAAAAATTCCGGGACATAATGACGGAACAGTATGAAGGGTATCGCTCCGATGGCGGCGGATTCAGCGATGATGAGTCGAAAAAGATCGAGGAGCGGCTGCGGGATCTGGGATATATCTAG
- the lpxA gene encoding acyl-ACP--UDP-N-acetylglucosamine O-acyltransferase → MHPSAIIHDSAKIGENVSVGPFSIVEKNTVIEDGVEIRAHAMIGENTILRRNCKVFHGAVVGEIPQDLKFNGENTYVEVGESTVIREYVTIHRGTDDRHKTLLGRNCLIMAYAHVAHDCFLGDNVILANAVNLAGHVTLEDYVILGGLVPVHQFVRIGKHAYIGGGYRVSKDVPPFILASSEPLTYAGLNVVGLRRRGFTAENRSLIKKAYRLLFRSEYNTSQALEQIKTQLTQTEEVKYIIQFVEQSERGIIG, encoded by the coding sequence ATTCATCCGTCTGCAATTATTCACGATTCCGCAAAAATTGGCGAGAACGTCTCTGTCGGTCCGTTTTCCATCGTCGAAAAAAATACGGTTATTGAAGACGGGGTGGAAATCCGTGCTCATGCGATGATCGGAGAGAACACAATACTCCGACGGAACTGCAAGGTATTCCACGGGGCGGTCGTGGGTGAAATCCCCCAGGATCTCAAGTTCAATGGCGAAAACACCTATGTGGAAGTTGGCGAGAGCACGGTGATTCGAGAGTACGTGACAATTCACCGGGGGACAGATGATCGGCACAAGACGCTGCTCGGGCGGAATTGCCTGATAATGGCGTACGCTCATGTGGCGCACGATTGTTTTCTCGGCGATAATGTAATTCTGGCGAATGCCGTCAATCTGGCTGGTCACGTAACCCTGGAAGATTATGTAATCCTCGGCGGATTGGTGCCGGTGCATCAATTTGTACGCATCGGTAAGCACGCATATATCGGGGGAGGATATCGGGTATCCAAAGATGTCCCACCATTTATCCTTGCCAGTTCCGAGCCGTTGACATATGCCGGCCTCAACGTGGTCGGATTACGCCGCAGAGGATTCACCGCCGAAAATCGGTCCCTTATAAAGAAGGCTTATCGCCTGCTATTCCGTTCGGAGTACAACACATCGCAGGCCCTGGAACAGATCAAGACCCAGTTGACACAAACTGAAGAAGTCAAATATATCATCCAGTTCGTTGAACAGAGTGAACGCGGCATTATAGGCTGA
- a CDS encoding glycoside hydrolase family 127 protein, which yields MRSTILLLVISVLLGCAQQPNEGYPISPVKSIQVRLSDNFWLPKIKTVQNTTIRYALEKCSTEGRMDNFLIAGGEMEGTTKGAMPFDDTDVYKIIEGASLSLASSPDAELESYIDSVIAIIKVGQEEDGYLTTWRTIDPKNPPAEWVEPGERWEDLSMSHELYNAGHMYEAAVAHYKATGKRTFLDIALKNADLMVETFGPGKLEKVPGHQVIETGLIKLYQVTGKKKYLELAKFFLDRRGDPEREERFGPYAQDHKPVTEQDEVVGHAVRAVYMYAGMTDIAAIYKDQAYRQAVDDLWENMVYKKMYVTGGIGAKHEGESFGENYELPNLTAYSETCAAIGSVYWNHRLFLLTGDSKYYDIIERTLYNGLISGLSLDGTHFFYPNPLESNGEYTFNQGACTRKDWFDCSCCPTNMIRFIPSIPNLVYATEGEKLYINLFMANSADITVDGMAVTVTQETDYPWDGIISIAVDPESQKRFAVHVRIPGWAQNDAVPGDLYTYADAYEGKPKILVNGEEANYTTENGYAVVTRRWEKGDTLTLNCPMEVRRIKAHEKVEADRGKVALERGPIVYCAEEVDNDRYIDKMVIADDQGLSEEMRNDLLGGVGVLRGEVPMMDSGETAEIQLVPYYSWSNRGVGKMKMWFPQAG from the coding sequence ATGAGATCTACAATTTTACTTCTTGTCATTAGCGTGTTATTAGGTTGTGCGCAGCAACCCAACGAGGGGTATCCCATCTCTCCGGTAAAAAGTATCCAGGTCCGTCTTTCCGATAATTTCTGGCTCCCCAAGATAAAAACCGTACAGAATACCACCATCAGATATGCATTGGAAAAGTGCAGTACCGAGGGCCGGATGGATAATTTTCTGATCGCCGGCGGCGAAATGGAAGGTACCACCAAAGGCGCAATGCCGTTTGACGACACGGACGTCTACAAGATTATCGAAGGAGCGTCGTTATCCCTGGCCAGCTCTCCTGATGCGGAGTTGGAATCGTATATCGATTCCGTGATTGCCATTATCAAAGTGGGCCAGGAAGAGGACGGCTATCTCACCACCTGGCGCACTATTGACCCGAAAAATCCACCTGCGGAATGGGTGGAGCCCGGGGAGCGCTGGGAGGACCTCTCCATGAGCCACGAGCTGTATAACGCCGGACACATGTACGAGGCGGCTGTTGCCCATTACAAGGCCACGGGCAAACGCACCTTTCTGGACATCGCGCTGAAGAACGCCGACCTGATGGTGGAGACTTTCGGTCCGGGCAAACTGGAAAAGGTGCCTGGCCATCAGGTTATAGAGACCGGGTTGATCAAGCTCTACCAGGTGACGGGCAAGAAAAAGTATCTTGAGCTGGCCAAATTTTTCCTGGATCGCCGGGGAGATCCGGAGCGAGAAGAACGGTTCGGACCGTACGCCCAGGATCACAAGCCGGTCACCGAGCAGGATGAGGTGGTCGGTCATGCAGTGCGCGCCGTCTACATGTACGCCGGGATGACCGATATCGCAGCGATTTACAAAGACCAGGCGTACCGCCAGGCCGTGGACGATCTCTGGGAAAACATGGTGTATAAAAAGATGTACGTCACCGGCGGTATTGGCGCCAAACACGAGGGAGAATCGTTTGGCGAGAACTATGAACTGCCGAATCTCACAGCCTACAGCGAGACCTGCGCGGCCATCGGGAGCGTCTACTGGAATCACCGGTTGTTTCTGCTGACCGGAGATTCCAAATATTACGATATCATCGAGCGAACGCTGTATAACGGATTGATTTCCGGGCTGTCGCTGGACGGGACGCACTTTTTTTACCCCAATCCGCTGGAGTCCAACGGCGAGTACACTTTTAATCAGGGTGCCTGTACCCGGAAAGACTGGTTCGACTGTTCCTGTTGTCCTACCAACATGATCCGCTTTATTCCGTCGATTCCGAACCTGGTATACGCCACCGAAGGGGAGAAACTGTACATCAACCTGTTTATGGCCAACAGCGCGGATATCACGGTGGACGGTATGGCGGTTACGGTGACTCAGGAAACGGATTATCCCTGGGACGGAATTATCTCGATTGCAGTTGACCCGGAGTCACAGAAGCGGTTTGCCGTCCATGTCCGGATTCCGGGCTGGGCACAGAACGATGCGGTTCCCGGCGATCTGTATACATACGCCGATGCGTACGAAGGGAAGCCGAAAATCCTGGTAAACGGCGAGGAAGCGAACTATACCACCGAAAATGGCTACGCCGTGGTCACCCGTCGCTGGGAAAAAGGTGATACTCTTACTCTGAATTGCCCCATGGAAGTCCGTCGAATAAAAGCTCATGAGAAGGTGGAAGCGGATCGCGGCAAGGTGGCGCTGGAGCGCGGCCCGATTGTCTACTGTGCGGAAGAGGTTGATAATGACAGGTATATTGATAAAATGGTGATAGCGGACGATCAAGGACTGTCAGAAGAAATGCGTAATGATCTGCTCGGTGGAGTCGGTGTGCTGAGGGGAGAAGTACCGATGATGGATTCCGGAGAAACAGCTGAGATTCAACTTGTGCCCTATTATTCGTGGTCGAATCGTGGTGTTGGGAAAATGAAAATGTGGTTTCCGCAGGCGGGGTAA
- the rseP gene encoding RIP metalloprotease RseP — MIINILAIIFALGLIILVHELGHFFAAKMSGVRVDRFSIGFPPHFFKKQKGETEYCLGAVPLGGYVKMAGMLDESMDEEIKGEPWEFASKSIPQKIFIMSAGVLMNFILAAIIFSFITLAQGIPESSDTTVVDQVVQDYPAAEAGMKPGARITSVNGEQVDTWQELTNIIHNLPNTEIDVTWVQNGETQSATLTTKVDRQFTDGELKEIGLIGISPEVHRRSAGLFESLGSGLSQTWWWGKVTVVSLKMLITGEESMKSVGGPIFIAKLAGDSARNGFMNLLNLVAIISINIGFLNILPVPALDGGHLVITMIEGIKGDPLSVKTRMIVQQVGMALLLTLMVFVIYNDIMRLL, encoded by the coding sequence ATGATTATCAATATATTGGCAATAATTTTTGCGCTGGGGCTTATTATCCTGGTGCACGAACTGGGACATTTCTTTGCAGCAAAGATGTCCGGAGTGCGGGTTGACCGGTTTTCCATCGGATTCCCGCCGCATTTCTTTAAAAAGCAGAAGGGCGAGACTGAATACTGTCTCGGTGCCGTACCGCTGGGTGGCTATGTAAAAATGGCCGGTATGCTGGATGAAAGTATGGACGAAGAGATCAAGGGCGAGCCATGGGAGTTTGCTTCCAAGAGTATTCCCCAGAAGATCTTCATTATGAGCGCCGGAGTGCTGATGAACTTCATTCTGGCGGCCATCATTTTTAGTTTCATAACACTGGCCCAGGGAATCCCGGAGAGTTCGGATACCACAGTTGTGGATCAGGTGGTGCAGGACTATCCGGCGGCTGAAGCCGGGATGAAACCCGGGGCGCGGATTACATCTGTAAACGGAGAACAGGTCGACACCTGGCAGGAGCTCACGAATATCATCCACAACCTGCCCAACACGGAAATTGACGTAACCTGGGTACAGAACGGCGAAACTCAGTCGGCAACGTTAACTACCAAAGTCGATAGGCAGTTTACTGATGGTGAACTGAAAGAAATTGGACTTATCGGAATCTCTCCGGAGGTGCATCGCCGGAGCGCAGGACTTTTTGAATCGCTGGGATCGGGCCTGTCGCAGACCTGGTGGTGGGGTAAAGTCACGGTGGTCTCCTTGAAGATGCTCATTACCGGCGAAGAATCGATGAAATCCGTCGGCGGTCCCATTTTTATTGCAAAACTGGCGGGAGACAGTGCCCGGAACGGGTTTATGAATCTGCTGAATCTGGTGGCGATTATCAGCATCAATATCGGGTTTCTGAACATCCTGCCGGTACCGGCACTGGATGGCGGGCATCTGGTGATTACCATGATTGAGGGGATTAAGGGCGATCCCCTGAGCGTAAAGACCCGCATGATCGTCCAGCAGGTCGGAATGGCACTGTTGTTAACGCTGATGGTTTTTGTGATCTACAACGATATTATGCGGCTACTCTAA
- a CDS encoding VOC family protein, whose product MQFHQGRLIDHVHIRVSDLERSKEFYRRVLRSVGRKITSESPHHFAADELFVTADKEPTNNFHLAFQAASPEMVQRFYSAGLEAGGQDNGAPGERSQYHPGYYGAYILDPDGNNIEAVYHGPAERSADSVVITAAMQE is encoded by the coding sequence ATGCAATTCCACCAGGGCCGCCTCATAGATCACGTCCATATCCGCGTCTCGGATCTGGAACGGAGTAAAGAGTTTTATCGCAGGGTGCTGCGATCCGTTGGACGAAAAATCACCAGCGAAAGCCCACACCATTTTGCGGCCGACGAGCTCTTTGTCACCGCAGATAAAGAGCCGACCAACAACTTCCACCTCGCATTCCAGGCTGCCTCACCAGAGATGGTGCAGCGGTTTTACTCCGCCGGGCTCGAAGCCGGAGGACAGGACAACGGCGCGCCGGGGGAACGCTCGCAATACCACCCCGGATACTACGGTGCCTATATCCTGGATCCGGACGGAAACAACATCGAAGCCGTTTACCACGGCCCGGCAGAGCGATCGGCAGACTCGGTGGTGATTACTGCTGCGATGCAGGAGTAG
- a CDS encoding bifunctional UDP-3-O-[3-hydroxymyristoyl] N-acetylglucosamine deacetylase/3-hydroxyacyl-ACP dehydratase: MKKQRTIQKPISIEGYGLHTGEPCKMTFRPAEVNTGFQFRRLDLEEAPAIQADIEHVVDISRGTTIQANGAKVHTVEHVLSALAGLQLDNVMVDLNGPEPPVMDGSAKPYVDALLEVGFREQDEERQELQIDKTITYSDPDREVDIHLLPSDRLRVTFMIDYKNPTLGTQYTALYSLEDEYADEFAEARTFCFLHEVEDLKEQGLIKGGNVENAVVIVDREIEKSEFDRLKRLFKIEDDITLGTNGILDSKELRFYNEPARHKVVDLIGDMALLGMPIKGHIIAARSGHAANVELVKKIKKEYERQLIREKYQSEQQDDSQYFFDVRAISKILPHRYPFLLVDRILDLEPQKRVTAIKNVTINEHFFQGHFPGKPIMPGVLVLEAMGQAGGILLLNTVDNPENKLVYFTGIDNVKFRKTIVPGDQIRLELELLKYRLSICKMRGKAYVNGQVVAEAELSASVVEQDD, translated from the coding sequence GTGAAGAAGCAACGAACGATACAAAAACCAATTTCCATAGAAGGGTACGGCCTCCATACCGGTGAACCGTGCAAAATGACATTCCGTCCGGCGGAGGTGAATACCGGCTTTCAATTTCGGCGGTTAGACCTGGAAGAGGCGCCGGCGATTCAGGCAGATATTGAACATGTGGTGGATATCTCCCGGGGGACGACAATCCAGGCAAATGGCGCCAAAGTGCATACGGTGGAACACGTGCTCTCCGCATTGGCCGGTTTGCAATTAGATAATGTCATGGTAGATCTAAACGGGCCGGAACCACCTGTTATGGACGGCAGTGCAAAACCGTATGTGGACGCGCTGCTCGAAGTTGGATTCCGGGAACAGGATGAGGAGCGTCAGGAACTGCAGATCGACAAGACGATCACCTATTCTGACCCGGATCGGGAAGTGGATATCCATCTGCTGCCGTCCGACCGGCTTCGCGTTACCTTTATGATCGACTATAAAAATCCGACTCTGGGAACGCAGTATACGGCCCTCTATTCTCTGGAAGACGAATACGCCGACGAATTTGCCGAAGCCCGGACGTTTTGCTTCCTTCACGAAGTCGAGGACCTGAAGGAACAAGGCCTGATCAAGGGCGGCAATGTGGAAAACGCTGTGGTGATCGTTGACCGGGAAATCGAGAAATCCGAGTTTGACCGGCTGAAGAGATTATTTAAGATCGAGGACGATATTACGCTCGGCACAAACGGAATCCTGGACAGCAAAGAACTCAGGTTCTACAACGAGCCAGCCCGGCACAAGGTTGTGGACCTTATTGGTGATATGGCGTTGTTAGGTATGCCGATTAAAGGACACATTATTGCAGCCCGCAGCGGCCATGCGGCGAACGTGGAACTGGTGAAGAAAATTAAAAAAGAGTATGAACGACAGCTGATCCGGGAAAAATATCAGAGTGAGCAGCAAGATGACAGCCAGTACTTTTTTGATGTCCGTGCCATCAGTAAAATCCTGCCGCACCGGTATCCGTTTTTGTTGGTCGACAGAATTTTGGACCTGGAACCGCAGAAGCGGGTAACAGCCATCAAGAACGTGACCATTAACGAACATTTTTTTCAGGGTCATTTTCCTGGAAAACCAATAATGCCGGGTGTTCTGGTACTGGAAGCCATGGGGCAGGCCGGTGGGATTCTGCTGTTGAATACCGTGGATAATCCGGAAAATAAACTGGTGTACTTTACCGGAATCGATAACGTCAAATTTCGGAAAACCATTGTACCCGGCGATCAAATCCGATTGGAATTGGAACTTTTAAAATACAGGCTATCCATCTGTAAGATGCGCGGAAAAGCATATGTAAACGGACAGGTGGTCGCCGAAGCTGAACTCAGTGCTTCAGTAGTGGAGCAGGACGACTAG